A stretch of DNA from Acipenser ruthenus chromosome 21, fAciRut3.2 maternal haplotype, whole genome shotgun sequence:
caaagcCTATGAGGTGCTTTATGAAATGAAATGTCAAGCGAGTGGGAAGGGGGTGGCGGGGGGGGTGGGCAACGTGTTTACTGGGCGACCCTGCTCCACGCAGCGGGGGAGAAGGAGGAAGCAGGTTTTGGCCGGGGAAAGGGGACACTCTTACGCTCTCAAGCACTCCATTAActtaatatataaattattggCTGCTTTGTGGTTTTACATTCAGAACAATCACGCAGCATGTttcataattgtttttttttttgtttgccatttaaaagattttaattgatatatatgtataattataaaaaaaatgtataaaaccgGAACACCAGTGGCTGCTGGGTAGTTAAAGCCAAATATTTATATGTGTTAGCCATGAGGAATGGGGAGTATGGAGCTAGGGGttatttgtgtgtttgtatgatttgttgttgtttttttaaaaccactttgTGTTCATAGGTTGTGCTGCTCTTCACTTTTCACATGGGAAGATATCGCCATCAAAGGGACCAACTTAGCTGGCCatcgtacttttttttttttttttttgtggtgggggGATTCCCAGCTAAGTGGCAAACGTTGTGTTAAACGACAGCACCATTTAATCACTGTACAACAATAATGTAATGCATGTACAAAAAATATCTGCCAAAATATTATTTTCTTGTCAAAAATGTGACCCAACAGTTTTCCTCCTAGACGTCAGTGTTAAacaaaaagtaacaaaacaagGACTTGAATTTtttagtctattattattattattattattatttttattattattattattattatgttgtagcGTTGTAGTTTTTTGATGAAAGCCCTTTTCAAAGGGGTGAAGTTATTCTAGAGTTCACAGGGCAGCGTGCCAGTAAGTGTCAGCATTCttcctattttttttgtttttgcaaaaccaGATTTTCCGAATAGGTCAATTATGTAGACAGTTGTCTGTAATTCCTGGAATCAGAGCGTAAACAGTGTCATTTAAACAAATAGTGGATATATAAATGTGAAGGGCTGTGTCTGTGAAGGCGTTCCTTGGAAGTGGAGTCGCCCTGTGAACTCGTTTTCAGGTGCCGCCTGcctgttcactgttaaataaggCTGTGCAAAGTAAAGGGACCGTAGCCTGACACGTGGAGATGTTCCAACCATGTTCTTAATTACATTagaattgtaaaatatatattttagcgtGATCACTTGTCCGTCAGCCGTTTAAAAAGGAGGTAGTCACCACACACCCAAGTTAGGCGGAATGTCCTCGATCAGCTATATATACGTTAAAAATTTCAACCACATCCGTGAGTGTGTTCTTGGTGTGACACAACATGCCATGAAATGATTTAAACTCTGCAGAGCTGATGATAAAAATTCCTATTAAACGCATCACCCTCAAAGGCCAGTGTCTCATAAGGATGACAGGGATGCCATTAAAGCAAAAAGCTGGCTGAGCTCCTTGTCTCATTCACAATAGAGCACTGAGCCTCTGTGATGCAAACGCAGGTACCATTTCTTAGAAAGTGGCAGGAAGTTGTTTAAGGATGCAAGATTATTATGGCTAATGTCCTGTATTTGTATTGCAAATCTAGATTCAGTTTATTGAAATGCAGTCGCCTAATGATTAAGTTTGTTTTAGGTTGGAGAGATCTCAAATTCTGTTGTTCTGCAAGCACCACTCCAGTTGCTTCATTTTTACAGGTTCGCTACTTTATCTGTGTCTAACAGCGATACGTAGACAGTATTACATAACTGAATGTGGAGTCTTTGCCATTTAAAAAGAACCCTTTCCCAAATTCATTGCCCCTAGATGGCCACTGTCTGTTCCCCGTCCGGGTTACGCATGCAGATCTATCTTTTTCTGGCAGTGTGTTGATGACGAGACACCCACAGAACCCTTTGGGACCTCCGGAATGTGATTCCCTGGCTGTGCTCCTACAGCATTCTCTGTCTGAGCAAAGCTTACCTTAAATGAGAATTAGTGAATAAAGCAGGTTTCAGTCAAGGCTGTAACAGGTAATTATTTTAGCTTGCACTTGAAAGAAATCATCTTTAAGTCCAGGAATCAGGTGTGTTAGGTAGTAATATACCAACAGGCATACAATGTGGGAGCCATGTACATGTTTACAGCTTATACCTAGTATGGCATTTAAAGGAATTTGAGGGTTTGTGAGGAGGGACAGCCCCATCAGCACAATATAACTCTCAATTAACCAATCCTATCAAAATAACCCAAATTATGGGTGTCCTGCACTTTTGAACAACTGaatgctggtttcacagacccagattggACTGCCCAGTGATACCTCAGAGTGCAAGAGTAGTGCTAATCAAATTACAAATTTGAAACCAGCAAATTACATAAGGGAATCTTTGCCATAACTCACCTTTTTTGTCGTAAATATATTAAATGGACAATTGATCCACAGCGGAAAACTGGGCCCATAGTGTGCAGGAGTGTAACCTCCTTGCGTTACATTTTGCCAGTATCATTGTAGAAACCCAATTTTACAGTGCAGAAAAAACCTTAAGCCCCTTTCCTCCTTCCCTCCATTCTTAcactggtatttaaaaaaaatcatcaacCCCATGAGTTTTATTGAATTTGTTCCTGAGAGTAGCAGGTTTATTATCACTTTCCCTTGCCTCGAGAGCATATATTTCTCTCCTCCATAAGGCATATGCTGAGGACCTTTCTCAATACAAGGAAAAGAGTGTGTTTTCAAGTCAAGCATAAACTATTACTTGCCATTGCCTTCTACTACAGGGTTCATCATTTGTATGTGCGTGCTTTGTAAAGGCCACGGCATAGTTTTTAGCGGCTTTCATTGCTAATTCAAATTCAAGCACAGCTGGGTTCTAAATTGTGGTACCCACAGGGCCCTCTGCTGGTGTGAGGGTCCCTGGAATGCCTATTGGATTTAGAGCCCCCTGGAGGTTATTGTGTTACAGCACACCCTTCATTCTAGCCTGCTGAATGCCAGCGTTGGTCCCAAAGGGTTGTCATTATTCTTGGCACCCTGCAAAAAGTGAATGTACTAGTCACTGGAAAAGGCatgctctgcttttttttttataatagtaaTTTATGATCATGCTTAGGGGTGTACATTTGAATAATTACCTGTTGTAAAGGATATATTATCCTGTgtaatacacaatatatatatagtaatcatGTTTAATGTTTTAACTGGCCACACCGCCTGTAGGAATTGTGTAAATGACGCAATCCAACTCAAGCTTTGTATTTCAATGTGAGCTGTTCTGGAGATACAGTCATATGTATAAAGTGCAAtttgtgtaatatttcttaaaaaaaaaatatatctgtcTATGGCTGtacaaacaaatgaacaaataatcatTGGCTTATTAAAGAAAAAAGCTGGAACAAAAACAAGTGTGTCGAGGATTTCTCCATGAGAGAGGCGTCTAGTCTGCTGAAACCGGGAACAGACCTCAGCAACTTTCTAGCTCACTGTGACATTCTGTACAGACAGGAAGTTTAGGGGCGAAACTGATCTTTAAAGAGCatgattgtggacacagtttatTCCATAAATCTTCATTGTGATTTAGCAATTTTAACCCTCATTAGGTGATATGGCAGAAATGACATTGTCGGTCCTTTTCGGGTGCAAGATCAACCCAAAAATAACTTCCATCAGGAACATTGTCTAGCTGTGTCCATGTGTCACACAGCGCTTTTACTAGAGGGGCATTTATTTGTGAACTGATCTGAATATAAAtttagcacaagctattgagagCATCCAAACCATTTGTTTCACATGTGCATGTCGTGGATACAGGCCACGGCCACCCACTTTTTCATGTTGCTGATAGATCTCACAGCCTTGGCTGGAATGAATGTCACTAACATGCTTGTGTTAAAATCTTCACTTCTGTACATGTAATTACAGGCACCGAATTCCCTGCAGGTTGCATTCATTTGGTAAATGGTTTCATGGTCTTGCATGCGAGTTACCACGCTGTGCCACGCACTGTCGAGGCTACATTGTAACAGGGACCCCTCAAATACcttatttggaaacatattttgtaGCCTAGTGCTGCAACAAAGTTTAGACCACTATGTCAAATTGAATTTGTAAATGAGGGAAAAGCTAAGCTGATGATAAAATCCATACTGCTATACATGAGTATCCAAAAGCTTTCTCAGTCGCTTCATTGTTTTCATTCAaaccattttataataataataatgtaatgacaTTTTAGGGAGAAacactatttattatatttacacAGATATAATCGatataataatttaacatttatTAGAAAGTGGATGAACATCTTTGTAGTAGCCAAATTGGTATATTATCCTTTTTTTTGCATtgttaaaaaatgatttttctACATAACATTTTCTCTGAAATACAGAAgatatgtatattaaaatgtcTTAAAGACTAAAGCTATTGGCTGCACTTCTAAATGCTTAGTATATGTATAGAATTTCCTGCCTATTAGCTCCCCCTGCTGTCTGAATAGGGATTAgccactgcatttaaaaacagaatgctCTCTGCTCCTTGGTGAGAGTTCTGGTTTACCAAACAACCTGGTGTTTTGTTGTATAATGCTGATAGAAAATATTCAGTTTCATTTTCAGTGTATTTACTTAACCACAGGTGTAAACTCTAGAAACAACCATCTCAtatttaatactttaaaaaaaaaaacagttttggtcCTAAATAGTAATTGCATAAAGACGAAAAATGACAGTCATCACACAGCAGTGGTTTATCTAAAACATTACCAATACATGACACTGCTTGAGTTCAGTCTGTTTCTCTACTACAATGCCTGCAGTAGCATAGCTTCTACACAGCCTGCAGCAGATTACTGAGTGGTGCAGGTAATATCTTCCCTTGGTTGGGTACGTGGGAGACAGCACAGGTTGCCGTCTTCTGAATATCAAACCAGCACACTCAATCCAGAAATGCCAGTCCTATCTGCTTTGCTGTTTATTCTGCTGTGACAGTATGTGTTTGAGCTGCCATTCATTCTTCGTCTCACTGTATCGTGTTGATTGGCTGTTTCCCCAAAGCAGCCACAGTACCGGCTAGCCCAGGATTGGATCTGTTGGAATTTATCGAGAAAGCGCACCTAACTCCTGATGCAAACACTAAGAGAAATACTGTTTTTAATCAGGTCTTTTAGGCAGATTGCAGGTCTCGTATCCAGTGACCCCAGTTGTTTTGGTCAGGGAGGCGGTCTTGTCGGCCTCTCTAGTTCTTGAACATGTCGCAGAGCAGCAGGTCTCGTATCCAGTGACCCCCAGTTGTTTTGGTCAGGGAGGCGGTCTTGTCGGCCTCTCTAGTTTTTGAACATGTCGCAGAGCAGCTTCTCCATGGGGGTGTTACCAATGGTCCGGTGGAAGAACAGCAGCTCTATCCTTTCAGAGGCTACAAACCGCAAAGAGGGGAGCAACAGCAGGAGCTTCCCAAACCTGGACAGCAAAGACAAAAGATGTACAGTCCCCTGTTTATTATCAGCAACTGAACTGAGTCAGTGTGTGTTGTTGAACTGTGATGCTTCATTCCGCAAAGTGTGTAATGATGGGAGTTCTACACACCCACCTTTTCTCGCAGGATATAATAAGGGAAACATGGGAAGTTCAAAACCACAGGTTGAAGTAACATGTGGCCGCTGTTGCTTAGTCATTCAAGGGacattaaagtattgttttttataaatattctCTTGGGTTCAACAgtgcttaaaaaaatgaaatacacatCTAATCATCTCTTAAACAGTTAAAGTGCTTGAACTAGAGGCTTGATTTAATCAAACCAGGGCTTTTAtagaaaacattccttaaaacatgttttgtgaatagggctagATTATGTGCCACGGGGGCACCACGAGCAAATCACATGGTCAAGATAGCACCATCATCTGCTGACAGTGTGTCTTCCAAGTGCCTGTACCCTACTGCTTCGACACACTTAAGATATGACCTACCTGACAGGCTGACTGGGGTAGTGAGTGCGGCTGTGCTGGCCCAACATCACCTGCGACTGATCCTGCAGGTTTTCCACCTGCTCGGGGTCTTTCAAACCACGTGTCTCTGAAAAAAAAGAGGACGCTACGATAAAACGCAGTGAAAGAGCAACCCAAGAATGTAAAACCATAGACAACCTTCAACAAACAAGGTTATATTTCTTCTTCGTACTTCTGTTTATATTTGGGCTGGCTGTGGGGGAGGCGACATACCAGGTTTGAAGAGGACGATGGCCTTCAAGCAAGCAAACTCGGTGGGGTCGACATTCAGGGCCCTGAAGCGAGTGAAGATCTCCTGCAGGATACGCAGGTCCGGGCCGGAGAAGCTGGTCTTACCCTGCAGGGTGGGGGAGAGCTCGGGCACAGAGAGCAGCGGGCAGCTGTCCAGGGGCAAGGACCACTGGATAGCACACAGGAGGAACAGCTCACTCCATGCCTCCTCCAGCAGAATCACCTGGAAGCAGGGAAGAGAGAACCAGGGCATTAACACCAGCTAGCTCCACAAGCTCTGTCTAAAACTCTTACTTGAGATAACTAATAATCAACCAGATCCCCACTCTTGATGTCAAAGAAACCAATCCTCTGACTGCACAGATGCTAAGGGAAGGTACCATTACTGCTGTGAGACCAGCCATATATGTTTTAGGggtgtaaaaaataaacacaggtggTATTACTGtcctttgtttattgtttggctGGTCGGTCTTTAAGAAATACCGAAGATATTAAAAGAGTACTTGTGTACTGTCTTGTATGGTTTCTAAGGTGTTTTCAGACAACCCTGTGTGTATTCGCTctaattgtttattatttttgcattggTCTACATAACCACTTAAAATAGACACTCTAGGTAGGTAGgtaagtgtgatttttttttttttttttctgcaacaaATTTAAAGTTTGCTAGTATAAAACTTATGTTTCCTGTTTAAAAGCTGAACTGTGAGAAATTgtttgaacagttttttttttattattatttttattaaaagaaaaataatagaaAGAAATAAcctatgttggaaaacatggatcgagaattgattagcagtttgctgcgcatgtggactggcagagctatactggtgttcttttctgaaaagagactaatattgcagatagcagactgtttggttcaaattgcatgtactgctaacaattgataagagaccttgcgtctacaagcttcttgtccaacattgactgcaagctaacaagataacaatgctgtggaccagaaggggccaggctctaagacttttgggaatacaaagcataaaggagctaaaaggctcccagggactgccgttggacccaaaggttcacagggagaataagagataatgccactggactcaaagggtctcaggcaaaacggagagataggaacaaggaagatgacaaaaaccagatgtatggacctttttggcaccaggggtctgaagaatgcactgagtgcagaggtcgtcacactggactacacacacagactaaatgaaatatatggtaacaggataatgtgttgtaccttttctattggttaagtgtcagagaaagaggaggtggaccatctatacagaggggtatttaatgtcatgcaaaagattgtaagaacgagtattctgtttgtcctgtacctgggaccagactccctgcatatttcaataaacctaacaactgattgaagaaaaggactctctgcattttcttgaatctacttactcaccatccttttttttaagttacatcacccTAGATTGCATAGTGCAAAGATTTAGGTAGGGATGAAAATGATGGGTTTAGCCTTAAAGATGTACACTTGCTAACAACACAATTCTAAACCTCTgatactacacttggttaaagaaatctataAGCTGTATATGCCATGCTTTCAGACAGTGTTCCCACTCGCTCAGCAACTTCTTTCCTGTCAACCAACTGCATCCCCAaatgactggcatgctttcaagagaagacactgctgaggggaaGTAAGTGTAACATATTTCCTGATAATAAGACATGGAGACAGAGAACTTTCTCATCAGAATGTAGTACCGGCcgtcatgtttaaaaatgaaaatccatatttgctagaacatgtgtttctttcaaaacagcgCATCCAAGACCTATGCAACGACTAAAAAGGGAGCGCCAAGATTTCTGGCTGTGTCTCACCTGGTCTCTGAAGGGGAGGTTAGAGAAGACGGGCAGGTTTTTCGCCCACTTGACTGCCATGAAGAGCAGCCTGGCGGATGTCTCGTACACGTTCTCAAGGCTGCTGGAGGGATACAGGGACATCTGGTACTCTGAGGAGGTCCTCTCTGGCTCATTGCTCGTCACATCAATGTTCTCATCCACTAGAGGAGAAGCCACAGCATAGAGAGAAAATCCCTCTAGAACTGCAAGCACTCAATCATGCACTCTTCAGCTAATACCTCGGTTTAGATGCATCTTTACTAAATAATAAAGTCAACATTCTCCATTCCCCTCCATAAACCTGATTTGGGTAAAATAATCCATATTTAATTGTTGGTTAGCTGGAACACAATTCAGGATTCGGATGTCGAGAGGAGACAGAAATATTgtaagatatttgttttattccaATATTAAATTTGGTTGACCAAGTAAAAAAGGAAACTCTGAAAATGTCTAAATAAGAGTTATATTTGCAGTTTAGT
This window harbors:
- the LOC131699108 gene encoding photoreceptor-specific nuclear receptor-like isoform X1 is translated as MEAHLSKISTLPASPTESAVSAGMDDSRADKSPAPGKSLSPALLCKVCGDTSSGKHYGIYACNGCSGFFKRSVRRKLIYRCQAGTGMCPVDKAHRNQCQACRLKKCLQAGMNKDAVQNERQPRSTAQVRLDTIEVDTEKDHLATTREPTSSFCPVITSSMSTPSQRALSPQNNHRFMVSLMTAETCAKLEPEDVDENIDVTSNEPERTSSEYQMSLYPSSSLENVYETSARLLFMAVKWAKNLPVFSNLPFRDQVILLEEAWSELFLLCAIQWSLPLDSCPLLSVPELSPTLQGKTSFSGPDLRILQEIFTRFRALNVDPTEFACLKAIVLFKPETRGLKDPEQVENLQDQSQVMLGQHSRTHYPSQPVRFGKLLLLLPSLRFVASERIELLFFHRTIGNTPMEKLLCDMFKN
- the LOC131699108 gene encoding photoreceptor-specific nuclear receptor-like isoform X2, whose product is MHVPFSLPDKSPAPGKSLSPALLCKVCGDTSSGKHYGIYACNGCSGFFKRSVRRKLIYRCQAGTGMCPVDKAHRNQCQACRLKKCLQAGMNKDAVQNERQPRSTAQVRLDTIEVDTEKDHLATTREPTSSFCPVITSSMSTPSQRALSPQNNHRFMVSLMTAETCAKLEPEDVDENIDVTSNEPERTSSEYQMSLYPSSSLENVYETSARLLFMAVKWAKNLPVFSNLPFRDQVILLEEAWSELFLLCAIQWSLPLDSCPLLSVPELSPTLQGKTSFSGPDLRILQEIFTRFRALNVDPTEFACLKAIVLFKPETRGLKDPEQVENLQDQSQVMLGQHSRTHYPSQPVRFGKLLLLLPSLRFVASERIELLFFHRTIGNTPMEKLLCDMFKN